The DNA window CTATGAATGAAACGGTTCTTCACACTCTTGTTTTTGGCAGTTTTTTTCCTGACTGGCTCAGTATTTGCTGAAGAAACAGTTATGATTAACTTCTCAGACCTGATTGATGACTATCAGGGACAGAACAAGGCCACATTAATGGATTTCAGTACAGTAGCAGGTACACGCTACACTGAAGAAGAAAAGGCTGCTATGCAGACTTCTCTCCTTGTTCCCAACTGGGAAGTTGAGCTTACATCTTCTGCACAGACTGTAGTAAACAACTCTCTTTCCTACGTACTTGGTGTTCCCGTCCAGAACGACGTGAATAATTTTGCAACTGCGGGTGATCAGGTTATGGGTATTCGAGTCCATTTCCCTGAAGGCTCCTTTAACGCATATGCCATGGTTAAACCCCCTTTTGAGATTCCTGCATACGCTACCAGTTCTGTAGAAGATCAACCTGTTAAAGGTGATCAGTTCTCAGGTTATGGTGTGGTTAAGAATGTAGGTGTTCTTAAATCGGTGAAAGTGCGTGTCTATGGAATGAACTTTCCTATGG is part of the Oceanispirochaeta sp. genome and encodes:
- a CDS encoding flagellar filament outer layer protein FlaA, encoding MKRFFTLLFLAVFFLTGSVFAEETVMINFSDLIDDYQGQNKATLMDFSTVAGTRYTEEEKAAMQTSLLVPNWEVELTSSAQTVVNNSLSYVLGVPVQNDVNNFATAGDQVMGIRVHFPEGSFNAYAMVKPPFEIPAYATSSVEDQPVKGDQFSGYGVVKNVGVLKSVKVRVYGMNFPMGLGLVFRDSRENTQSIFMSYLNFDGWRELEWQNPNYISEIRNREMRNDPLYPRSQPSLTLDSIYVYRDAMQEGGDFISYIKDVSIIYDQAVLDVLNSDIDHESTWSILADREEARRNSELKRLGNVQVLRYLETQKMHSDEDVAEPAAPTE